One Camelina sativa cultivar DH55 chromosome 3, Cs, whole genome shotgun sequence genomic window carries:
- the LOC104772120 gene encoding uncharacterized protein LOC104772120, with protein sequence MYNQLAIASSSSSSSSSSSSYYESLKILEADVQHANTLAEAIPMGKNNVRLQMKLVHSNFASLLLILLRWIDLSSSCLIPRYLNLFHVLVYKVQSDGQPKLTTHGRKATISEFYGVILPSLQLLHSNLDELQSADIGFDLKRLSKKITKEARSSRFSSAGLEREEECGICLETCTKMVLPNCCHSMCIKCYRNWNLKSQSCPFCRGSMKRVNSEDLWVLASDYDVVDARTVSREDLFRFYLYINSLPKDYPEALFLVYYEYSNLL encoded by the exons atgtATAATCAGTTGGCAatagcttcatcatcatcgtcttcatcttcttcttcctcttcgtacTACGAATCTTTGAAGATTTTGGAAGCTGATGTTCAACACGCTAATACTTT GGCAGAAGCTATTCCAATGGGGAAGAACAATGTGCGGCTTCAGATGAAACTGGTTCATAGTAACTTTGCTTCTTTATTACTCATCTTGCTTCGGTGGATTGATCTTTCTTCCTCCTGTCTTATTCCTCGCTACTTAAACCTCTTCCATGTTCTTGTCTACAAG GTCCAGTCTGATGGACAACCTAAGCTTACCACGCATGGCAGGAAAGCTACTATTAGTGAGTTCTACG GTGTGATACTACCATCACTTCAGCTATTGCACAGCAACTTAGATGAGTTGCAATCCGCAGACATTGGATTTGACCTTAAAAGACTTAGcaagaagataacaaaagaGGCTCGCAGTAGTCGATTCAGCAGTGCCGGGTTAGAGCGTGAAGAAGAATGCGGAATCTGTTTAGAAACTTGTACCAAAATGGTGTTGCCCAATTGCTGCCATTCTATGTGCATCAAATGCTACCGCAACTg GAACTTGAAGTCTCAGTCCTGCCCGTTTTGTCGAGGCAGCATGAAGAGAGTGAACTCAGAGGACTTGTGGGTGCTTGCTAGTGATTACGACGTGGTGGATGCAAGGACGGTTTCAAGGGAAGATTTGTTCAGATTCTACCTCTACATCAATAGCCTTCCCAAGGATTATCCTGAAGCTCTCTTCTT
- the LOC104772129 gene encoding putative F-box/kelch-repeat protein At1g13200, with protein MVDLLEINIPEKRVEMASSSQRKRRRRRIRKRRRRNEKRVKAPSSLPNDVLEEIFLRFPVKAIIRLKSLSKQWRSTIESRSFEERHLKIAKQACIDHPKVMIVTEEDPLRGPGLRPDTDIGFRLFCLESASLLSFTRINFSPGFLHRNQISESCDGLFCIHSPKSHSIYVVNPATRWFRQLPPARFQILNHKFNYLTDREWNREVQSVAFVKATDYKLVWLYNSGKYNDDPSSPNKGVTKCEVFDFRANAWRYLAFTPSHRIYHDQKPAYANGSVYWFTEPDNARIEVVALDIHTETFRLLSKINPAIAGSDPHHIDMCTLDNSLCMSKREDVTMIQEIWRLKPSEDTWEKIFTIDLLSCPSSRVESRDLFKWSQKDMVEPSTPVAVCKNKKLLLSHRYSRGLVKYDPLTKSLDFFFRHPWSKRKVTYFQSLISHL; from the exons atggTTGATTTA CTAGAGATTAACATTCCAGAGAAGCGAGTGGAGATGGCTTCATCGtcacaaagaaagagaagaagaagaagaataaggaaacgaagaagaagaaacgagaaGCGAGTGAAGGCTCCATCTTCCTTACCAAACGACGTCCTAGAGGAAATCTTTTTAAGGTTTCCCGTCAAAGCCATAATCCGACTCAAGTCTCTCTCAAAACAATGGAGATCGACGATCGAGTCTCGCAGTTTTGAAGAGCGACACTTGAAGATCGCTAAGCAAGCCTGCATTGATCATCCCAAGGTCATGATCGTCACCGAAGAAGACCCCTTACGAGGACCAGGGCTTCGTCCAGACACAGACATTGGTTTTAGATTATTCTGCTTGGAATCAGCTTCTCTACTATCCTTTACCCGTATCAATTTCTCTCCAGGGTTCCTCCACCGGAACCAAATTTCTGAAAGCTGCGATGGTCTGTTCTGCATACATTCACCAAAATCACATTCTATCTATGTTGTTAATCCGGCTACAAGGTGGTTCCGCCAACTTCCTCCTGCTAGGTTTCAGATTTTGAACCACAAGTTTAATTACCTCACTGACCGTGAGTGGAATAGAGAAGTGCAATCAGTAGCATTCGTGAAGGCTACTGATTACAAATTAGTGTGGTTGTACAATTCCGGTAAATACAATGATGATCCCTCGAGTCCAAACAAAGGAGTTACCAAGTGCGAGGTTTTTGACTTTAGGGCAAATGCTTGGAGGTACTTGGCTTTCACTCCAAGTCATCGGATATATCATGACCAAAAGCCAGCATATGCAAACGGGTCGGTGTATTGGTTCACGGAACCAGATAATGCAAGAATCGAAGTAGTGGCTTTGGATATTCATACCGAAACATTTCGGTTGCTGTCTAAGATTAATCCGGCGATTGCTGGTTCAGATCCTCACCATATTGATATGTGCACTTTGGATAATAGTTTATGTATGTCGAAAAGGGAAGACGTTACGATGATTCAAGAGATTTGGAGGTTAAAACCATCCGAAGACACATGGGAGAAGATTTTCACCATAGATTTGCTTTCTTGTCCGTCTTCTCGGGTTGAGAGTCGTGATTTATTTAAATGGAGCCAGAAGGATATGGTTGAGCCATCGACACCTGTGGCGGTATGCAAGAATAAAAAGCTCCTGCTCTCACATCGCTATTCCCGAGGTCTGGTGAAATATGATCCCTTAACAAAGTCTCTCGATTTCTTTTTCCGACATCCTTGGTCTAAGAGAAAAGTCActtattttcagagtttgatatctcatctataa